Proteins encoded together in one Terriglobia bacterium window:
- the rplS gene encoding 50S ribosomal protein L19, giving the protein MSIVEKIEQEQLKKDMPHFHAGDTVRVHVKIKEGDKERIQVFEGIVMGQHRAQNHSTFTVRKISFGHGVERIFPLHSPVIEKIERIKSGQVRRAKLGYLRGRRGKAARIREARTEREG; this is encoded by the coding sequence ATGAGTATCGTTGAAAAGATCGAACAGGAACAGTTGAAGAAGGACATGCCGCACTTCCATGCGGGTGACACGGTGCGGGTACACGTGAAGATCAAGGAAGGGGACAAGGAGAGGATCCAGGTGTTTGAAGGCATCGTCATGGGACAGCACCGCGCGCAAAACCACTCCACCTTCACTGTCCGCAAGATTTCCTTCGGCCATGGCGTCGAGCGTATTTTTCCCTTGCACTCGCCCGTCATCGAGAAGATTGAGCGGATCAAGTCCGGCCAGGTCCGCCGCGCCAAGCTGGGTTATCTGCGCGGGCGGCGCGGCAAGGCTGCGCGCATCCGCGAAGCCCGCACGGAGCGCGAAGGTTAA
- a CDS encoding ribonuclease HII translates to MPRLCTPEDLECSSRLEFCLLRRGIRVVAGTDEAGRGSLLGPLYVAAVILDAAQPIPGLNDSKKLSPQARFCFAEEIRHKAVCWRVISVPAKEVDALNVYEATRQAMVRALVALDPLPEFALVDAMPLQNGRRPGFSIPYWPLIHGDARSVSIAAASILAKVERDLHLERLDRKYPQYCLARNKGYGTPEHLDALARYGPCPEHRRTYQPVKDVLTPRLPFGLA, encoded by the coding sequence ATGCCGCGACTGTGTACACCCGAAGACCTGGAATGTTCCTCGCGGCTTGAGTTCTGCCTGCTTCGCCGCGGGATACGTGTGGTCGCGGGCACCGATGAGGCCGGGCGGGGCTCGCTCCTTGGCCCTTTATACGTCGCGGCCGTGATTCTTGACGCCGCGCAGCCCATTCCCGGACTGAACGATTCAAAAAAGCTCTCCCCGCAGGCGCGTTTCTGCTTTGCGGAGGAAATCCGCCACAAGGCCGTCTGCTGGCGGGTGATCTCGGTGCCGGCAAAAGAAGTTGACGCTCTGAACGTGTATGAAGCCACCCGGCAGGCGATGGTCCGGGCCCTGGTGGCGCTCGATCCGCTGCCGGAGTTTGCGCTGGTTGACGCCATGCCGCTGCAGAATGGCCGCAGGCCGGGCTTCTCCATCCCTTACTGGCCCCTCATCCACGGCGATGCGCGCTCGGTGTCGATTGCAGCAGCTTCCATCCTGGCGAAGGTCGAGCGGGACCTGCATCTGGAACGCCTTGACCGCAAATACCCGCAGTACTGCCTGGCCCGAAACAAAGGCTACGGGACGCCGGAGCACTTGGACGCTCTGGCACGCTATGGCCCCTGTCCCGAACACCGCCGCACCTACCAGCCCGTGAAAGACGTTCTCACTCCCCGCCTGCCGTTTGGCCTCGCCTGA
- a CDS encoding dihydroorotase, with product MARLLIRSGRVVSPEDNLDGEMDLLLEEGEIREIAPHLSASADEIIDAGGQIVAPGFVDIHVHLREPGGEISETLETGLRAAVAGGFTAVCPMPNTRPVNDNPELTRQLVSRAEELKLARVFPIAAVTVGSQGERLTDFEALMAAGAVGFSDDGKPVKTAALMREALGKAKGLGAPVIDHCEVPELSAGGVMNEGVHSRSLGLRGIPNGAEDGCIARDIEIAEATGGHLHVAHLSTAGGIQLVREAKERGLKVTCEVTPHHFTLIDEDVARCGTNAKMNPPLRKNDDVEALLDGIRDGVVDAIATDHAPHAGELKSRSMAEAPFGVTGLETALALGLKRLVYSGTISIGRLIALMSSKPARIINQPLGRIRLGGAADLTLFDAKLEWTYSAAAGRSRSHNSPFDGWAFQGAVTATIVQGRVVYRR from the coding sequence GTGGCTCGATTGCTGATTCGTAGCGGACGTGTGGTTTCGCCGGAAGATAATCTGGACGGCGAAATGGACCTGTTGCTTGAAGAGGGCGAGATTCGTGAAATCGCTCCGCACCTTTCCGCCTCTGCTGACGAAATCATCGATGCCGGCGGACAGATTGTTGCGCCGGGTTTCGTGGACATTCATGTCCACCTTCGCGAGCCGGGCGGAGAAATTTCAGAGACGCTCGAAACCGGTCTTCGTGCCGCGGTGGCGGGCGGCTTCACGGCTGTGTGCCCCATGCCCAATACCCGCCCTGTCAATGACAATCCGGAGCTAACGCGCCAACTCGTCAGCCGCGCTGAGGAATTGAAACTGGCGCGCGTTTTTCCCATTGCGGCGGTAACCGTAGGCAGCCAGGGTGAAAGGCTGACCGATTTTGAGGCGCTCATGGCTGCTGGGGCGGTGGGATTTTCAGATGACGGGAAGCCAGTAAAAACAGCCGCGTTGATGAGGGAAGCCCTCGGAAAAGCAAAGGGCCTGGGCGCGCCTGTCATCGACCATTGTGAAGTACCGGAGCTGAGCGCCGGCGGAGTGATGAATGAAGGTGTACACTCACGGTCGCTGGGTCTGCGCGGGATCCCCAACGGCGCTGAAGACGGCTGCATTGCCCGGGATATTGAAATTGCGGAAGCCACCGGAGGACATCTGCACGTGGCCCACCTGTCAACGGCGGGCGGCATCCAGCTCGTGCGTGAAGCCAAAGAGCGCGGGTTAAAAGTAACCTGTGAAGTTACGCCCCATCACTTTACGCTGATCGATGAAGACGTCGCGCGCTGCGGGACCAATGCCAAAATGAATCCTCCTCTTCGCAAGAACGACGACGTGGAAGCTCTTCTCGATGGCATTCGTGACGGCGTTGTTGATGCGATTGCCACTGACCACGCGCCGCACGCAGGTGAGTTGAAATCGCGGTCCATGGCCGAAGCGCCGTTCGGGGTAACCGGACTCGAGACGGCCTTGGCGCTGGGTCTCAAACGGTTGGTCTATTCCGGAACGATCTCGATTGGCCGCCTGATCGCGTTGATGAGCTCGAAGCCGGCGCGCATCATTAACCAGCCGCTTGGCCGCATCCGGCTGGGCGGGGCTGCAGATCTCACCCTGTTTGATGCAAAACTCGAATGGACCTATAGCGCCGCCGCCGGCCGCTCCAGGAGCCACAACTCGCCGTTCGACGGATGGGCATTTCAGGGCGCCGTGACGGCCACCATCGTTCAGGGCCGGGTGGTCTACCGGCGCTGA
- the ruvX gene encoding Holliday junction resolvase RuvX — MPARVLAIDFGLRRIGLAVSDTLGITAQGIPTLQRTAVRKDIEYIRAVAREYSVGRIIVGNPIGHAGKATSMSRHAADFAKKLGDRSTCPVELWDERLTSAEANRMLKTAGISINKRRQAVDRVSAVLLLQNYLDHHANLAAQNDAGGGRP, encoded by the coding sequence TTGCCGGCACGGGTATTGGCGATCGACTTTGGTCTCAGGCGCATCGGGCTGGCTGTTTCTGACACCCTGGGCATCACGGCACAGGGGATCCCAACTCTTCAGCGAACTGCCGTGCGAAAGGACATCGAATATATACGCGCTGTAGCCCGGGAGTATTCCGTCGGGAGAATCATCGTTGGAAACCCAATCGGCCATGCCGGCAAGGCGACTTCAATGTCGCGTCACGCGGCAGATTTTGCCAAAAAACTGGGAGACCGTTCGACCTGCCCGGTGGAGCTTTGGGACGAGCGATTGACCAGCGCGGAGGCCAACCGCATGCTCAAAACGGCGGGCATCAGCATCAACAAACGCCGACAGGCGGTTGACCGGGTGTCGGCTGTGCTGCTCCTCCAGAACTACCTGGACCACCATGCCAACCTGGCCGCACAGAATGACGCCGGTGGAGGCCGCCCTTGA
- the ffh gene encoding signal recognition particle protein: MFEALQDKFQLAFKNLRGRGNLTPEAIDETLRDVRMALLEADVNFNVVKALLERVRVRALGEEIGATFTPAQEVVRIVRDELIDILGRDASLLTFSKEFPTVLLMVGLQGSGKTTTSGKLALWLSKKKRRPMLVSTDVYRPAAREQLAVIAEAIGIPCFAGAGIDSPIELARAARKDAADRGHDVLVVDTAGRLHIDEPLMKEVTELRSTLRPSEVLLVADAMVGQDAVKSAQEFHERLGATGVILTKLDGDARGGAALSIRHVTGQPIKFIGVGEKYDALDVFYPDRIVSRILGMGDILSLIERAEEKIDKQKALEVHQKLQSDSFTLSDFRDQLAQMRSLGPLDQMLGMLPKVGMLKNIGKVQVDEKELFRIEAIINSMTDKERRRHDIINGKRRKRIARGSGTTVQQVNQVLKQYVQMRKMMKTMSASLLGKQLGRLKLPSGMGGPAS, from the coding sequence ATGTTCGAGGCCCTACAGGACAAGTTTCAACTGGCGTTCAAGAACCTTCGCGGCAGGGGTAATCTCACCCCGGAGGCCATTGACGAGACGCTGCGTGACGTGCGCATGGCCTTGCTGGAAGCAGACGTCAACTTTAATGTGGTCAAGGCGCTGCTTGAGAGGGTGCGGGTCCGCGCCCTGGGCGAGGAAATTGGCGCCACCTTTACGCCCGCGCAGGAAGTGGTGCGCATCGTACGAGACGAACTGATTGATATCCTTGGGCGTGACGCCTCACTGCTGACTTTTTCAAAAGAGTTTCCCACGGTCCTGCTCATGGTAGGGCTGCAAGGCTCCGGCAAGACAACCACCTCTGGGAAGCTGGCCCTCTGGCTGAGCAAGAAAAAGCGGCGTCCCATGCTGGTTTCGACTGACGTTTACCGGCCGGCGGCGCGCGAACAGTTGGCGGTGATCGCTGAGGCGATTGGCATTCCCTGTTTTGCAGGGGCCGGCATCGATTCTCCCATTGAACTGGCCAGGGCGGCAAGAAAAGACGCCGCCGACCGCGGGCACGACGTCCTGGTTGTCGATACGGCCGGGCGGCTGCACATCGATGAGCCATTGATGAAGGAAGTCACTGAATTGCGGTCAACCCTGCGGCCGAGCGAGGTCCTCCTGGTTGCTGATGCCATGGTGGGACAGGATGCCGTCAAGAGCGCGCAGGAATTCCACGAAAGACTTGGCGCCACGGGCGTCATCCTCACCAAGCTCGACGGAGATGCGCGGGGCGGCGCCGCGCTCAGCATCCGGCATGTGACCGGCCAGCCCATCAAGTTTATCGGCGTAGGCGAAAAGTATGACGCCCTGGATGTCTTTTACCCGGACCGTATTGTTTCGCGGATTCTGGGAATGGGTGACATCCTGTCGCTCATCGAGAGAGCGGAAGAAAAAATCGACAAACAAAAAGCTCTGGAAGTTCATCAGAAGCTGCAGTCGGATTCGTTCACGCTTTCGGACTTCCGCGACCAACTGGCCCAGATGCGTTCGCTTGGCCCGCTCGACCAGATGCTGGGCATGCTTCCGAAGGTGGGCATGCTGAAGAACATCGGCAAGGTCCAGGTGGACGAGAAGGAGCTGTTCAGGATCGAGGCGATCATCAATTCCATGACCGACAAGGAGCGGCGCCGCCACGACATCATCAACGGAAAGCGCCGCAAGCGCATCGCGCGCGGCAGTGGGACCACCGTTCAGCAGGTCAATCAGGTGCTGAAGCAGTATGTTCAGATGCGGAAGATGATGAAGACCATGAGCGCCAGCCTGCTGGGAAAACAGTTGGGTCGCCTGAAATTGCCTTCCGGGATGGGCGGACCGGCTTCCTGA
- the pyrF gene encoding orotidine-5'-phosphate decarboxylase — translation MKKEIAVQVRDKLIVALDFSTAEAATQMTDKLRGRAGMFKVGMEAFTAEGPMLARYLVDSGEKVFLDLKFLDIPNTVRGACRVAANMGVTLLNVHALGGRNMLRAALDGAAEGATGSRPRPLVLAVTILTSLAAGDLDEMGIAGPPESAVLRMARLAQSEGLDGVVASAREVSALRKECGPEFVIVTPGIRPAGAAADDQSRTATPQAALDSGADYLVVGRPITAASDPAAAAEAILEEMRKSSGHIPKSSEGSS, via the coding sequence TTGAAAAAGGAGATTGCAGTGCAGGTCCGAGACAAGCTGATTGTTGCGCTAGATTTTAGCACCGCTGAGGCCGCCACGCAGATGACGGACAAACTGCGCGGCCGCGCCGGCATGTTCAAAGTCGGGATGGAGGCATTCACCGCGGAAGGTCCGATGCTGGCCCGGTATCTGGTCGATTCGGGAGAAAAGGTGTTCCTCGATCTGAAGTTTCTTGACATCCCCAATACCGTTCGCGGCGCCTGCCGGGTGGCGGCGAATATGGGAGTCACGCTGCTGAACGTCCACGCCCTGGGCGGAAGAAACATGCTGCGTGCGGCGCTCGATGGAGCCGCGGAAGGCGCAACCGGAAGTCGGCCCCGTCCGCTGGTGCTCGCCGTGACCATCCTCACCAGTCTGGCTGCCGGAGACCTGGATGAAATGGGCATCGCCGGCCCTCCCGAGAGCGCCGTTCTTCGCATGGCGCGCCTGGCGCAGTCCGAGGGGCTGGACGGCGTAGTGGCATCTGCACGAGAAGTTTCCGCTCTACGCAAAGAATGTGGGCCGGAGTTTGTGATTGTTACTCCGGGCATCCGGCCCGCGGGTGCTGCTGCAGACGATCAGTCCCGTACCGCAACGCCGCAGGCTGCTCTCGATTCCGGAGCAGACTATCTGGTTGTCGGCCGGCCCATCACTGCGGCCTCCGACCCGGCCGCAGCGGCAGAAGCAATCCTGGAGGAGATGCGCAAATCCTCCGGACATATTCCAAAATCCTCAGAGGGCAGTTCATGA
- the mltG gene encoding endolytic transglycosylase MltG, protein MKKRVFALVILLVVAGLAAAGVEILRPYRGHAGQVIVEIPPGTQAPEIATRLAKQGVISHQWPFLLIYGAGRWRYHVKAGEYLFDRPLRPLDVYRKLVRGEVYFRSVVIPEGSNRFDIARILQRSLGTDPEDFLRVTEEASPIHDLDPKAQTLEGYLFPDTYRFEFHPTTARIALTMLARFRTVLRQSFQKDLNQSHENLHQVLTLASLIEKETPDPDERPIIAQVFGLRLQKGMLLQCDPSVAYAAEMAHLPPAPITESDLNLKSPYNTYVHTGLPPGPICNPGRASILAALHPASTDYLYFVSNNHGGHQFARTLAEHQRNVAQYRKQAAALRHIEPDEAGTSQQRAHTIKAKKRQR, encoded by the coding sequence TTGAAGAAACGGGTCTTCGCGCTCGTCATCCTTCTAGTTGTCGCCGGTCTCGCCGCTGCAGGTGTTGAAATTCTGCGCCCTTATCGCGGTCATGCCGGTCAGGTCATCGTTGAGATTCCACCGGGAACACAGGCGCCGGAGATTGCGACCCGGCTGGCGAAGCAAGGCGTGATCTCCCATCAGTGGCCATTCCTCCTGATCTATGGCGCAGGCCGGTGGCGTTATCATGTCAAAGCAGGTGAGTACCTGTTCGACCGCCCTCTGCGGCCGCTGGACGTCTATCGCAAACTCGTTCGCGGTGAAGTCTATTTCCGCTCGGTCGTTATTCCTGAAGGCTCCAACCGCTTCGATATCGCGCGAATCCTGCAAAGAAGCCTCGGGACCGACCCTGAAGATTTCCTGCGGGTCACCGAGGAAGCGTCTCCGATCCATGACCTCGATCCGAAGGCGCAAACGCTCGAGGGATATCTTTTTCCGGACACCTATCGTTTTGAATTCCACCCCACGACGGCACGAATCGCCTTGACCATGCTGGCGCGCTTCCGGACGGTTTTGCGTCAGAGCTTTCAAAAAGACCTCAACCAGTCGCATGAGAACCTCCATCAGGTGCTGACGCTCGCGTCCCTGATTGAAAAAGAAACCCCGGACCCCGACGAGCGCCCCATCATCGCTCAGGTTTTCGGGTTGCGCTTGCAAAAAGGGATGCTTCTGCAGTGTGATCCTTCCGTGGCGTATGCTGCCGAGATGGCCCATTTGCCGCCGGCGCCCATCACAGAAAGCGACTTGAATCTGAAGTCGCCTTATAACACGTATGTCCACACCGGGCTGCCTCCGGGCCCGATCTGCAATCCGGGAAGAGCTTCCATTCTTGCAGCGCTTCATCCTGCTTCCACGGACTATCTCTACTTTGTCAGCAACAATCACGGCGGCCATCAATTTGCCAGAACGCTTGCGGAACACCAGCGCAACGTGGCGCAGTATCGAAAACAGGCGGCCGCGCTCCGGCACATCGAACCGGACGAAGCGGGAACATCGCAACAACGCGCACACACAATTAAGGCAAAAAAGCGGCAACGCTAA
- the rimM gene encoding ribosome maturation factor RimM (Essential for efficient processing of 16S rRNA) → MSDSASRQQAPRATHAAVADAPGFIAIARVVRPQGRKGEVSAEILTDFPARFRDLQRVFIDQPGHLPRAIAVEDAWLHKGKVVLKLAGIGSIDNAEALRGRLVLLPAEERIALADGQYYVWELVGCQVMVESGETSKPLGTVTEIERTAGADLLHVAHGSREVLVPFAESICKLIDPGSGLIVIEPPEDLLDLNPE, encoded by the coding sequence ATGAGTGACTCCGCGTCGCGCCAGCAGGCTCCGCGAGCAACACACGCTGCCGTAGCTGACGCGCCGGGTTTCATTGCCATCGCGCGTGTGGTGCGTCCGCAGGGACGCAAAGGGGAAGTCTCGGCGGAGATCCTGACCGATTTCCCAGCCCGGTTCCGGGACCTTCAGCGCGTCTTTATCGACCAGCCTGGCCATCTTCCCCGCGCGATAGCCGTTGAAGACGCCTGGCTGCACAAGGGTAAGGTGGTGCTCAAGCTCGCCGGCATCGGCTCCATTGATAATGCCGAAGCGCTCCGGGGACGGCTGGTTCTGCTTCCGGCAGAGGAGAGAATTGCTCTTGCGGACGGGCAGTATTACGTGTGGGAACTTGTGGGCTGCCAGGTGATGGTCGAAAGCGGCGAGACAAGCAAGCCTCTGGGAACGGTGACCGAGATTGAGCGCACAGCAGGAGCGGACCTGCTCCACGTTGCGCATGGTTCCCGGGAAGTCCTGGTTCCCTTTGCCGAGTCGATTTGCAAGCTGATCGACCCCGGGTCCGGGCTGATCGTTATCGAACCTCCGGAAGACCTTCTGGATCTGAATCCGGAGTGA
- the pyrE gene encoding orotate phosphoribosyltransferase yields the protein MTEDDILKIFREHSALLEGHFILSSGLHSDRYIQCALVLQHPRVAEQLCAELRPKLGGLGAKTVAAPALGGVIVAHEVARAMGLRALFTERQNGEMTLRRGFHLEPGEPVIVVEDVITTGKSTRETADCVESAGGKVVGIGALIDRSGGKVEFGVPKAALVTLDVKTWEPDDCPLCAEGKPAVKPGSRPAAPKRA from the coding sequence ATGACTGAAGACGACATTCTCAAAATCTTCCGCGAGCATTCCGCCCTGCTGGAGGGGCACTTTATCCTTTCGTCAGGGCTCCACAGCGACCGCTATATCCAGTGCGCGCTGGTGCTGCAACATCCCCGAGTGGCAGAGCAGTTGTGCGCCGAATTGCGTCCCAAACTGGGTGGACTCGGAGCAAAGACCGTTGCGGCGCCCGCTCTGGGTGGAGTGATTGTGGCGCACGAAGTTGCCCGAGCAATGGGGCTGAGGGCGCTGTTTACCGAACGGCAGAATGGCGAGATGACGCTTCGGCGCGGCTTCCACCTGGAGCCGGGCGAGCCGGTAATCGTTGTAGAAGACGTCATCACTACCGGAAAATCCACCCGTGAAACCGCTGATTGCGTTGAAAGCGCCGGCGGCAAAGTGGTCGGCATCGGCGCGCTCATTGACCGCAGCGGCGGCAAGGTTGAGTTTGGCGTTCCCAAGGCTGCACTCGTCACTCTCGATGTGAAGACCTGGGAGCCTGACGATTGCCCCCTCTGCGCGGAGGGCAAGCCCGCCGTAAAACCGGGCAGCCGCCCTGCAGCGCCTAAGCGTGCTTAG
- a CDS encoding KH domain-containing protein, with protein sequence MKNLIEAIAKALVDNPDQVTVRPVEGEQITVLELRVHPSDLGKVIGKQGRTARSIRTILGAAGMKLKKRFTLEILE encoded by the coding sequence ATGAAGAACCTCATTGAGGCGATTGCTAAGGCGCTAGTGGATAATCCCGACCAGGTTACTGTCCGGCCGGTGGAAGGGGAGCAGATCACTGTCCTGGAGCTTCGAGTCCATCCCTCGGATCTTGGGAAAGTAATCGGCAAGCAGGGGAGGACCGCCCGGTCGATTCGGACCATTCTCGGGGCTGCCGGGATGAAACTCAAGAAGCGTTTTACCCTTGAAATCCTGGAATAG
- the trmD gene encoding tRNA (guanosine(37)-N1)-methyltransferase TrmD, translating to MQFDVVTIFPDFFGSILAHGVLKRAAAGGQLAVRLHDLRDFTEDRHRTVDDRPFGGGPGMVLKPEPIFRAVESIKSEQPGEELPVILLSPQGRLLRQPVVEELSRHSRIVMVCGRYEGMDERVAEGLATDELSIGDYVLSGGEIAAAVVMECVARLTPGVLGNEESVVQDSFGEERMPGRRVLDWPHYTRPAEFRGLRVPDVLLSGDHEEIRRWRRRKALEKTWRKRPELLAALPLDGEDRQVLKGLSQAPWLTVTSRQG from the coding sequence ATGCAATTTGATGTTGTCACCATTTTCCCGGATTTTTTCGGGAGCATCTTGGCCCACGGCGTCTTGAAACGGGCCGCGGCCGGCGGCCAGCTTGCGGTCCGGCTGCACGACCTGAGAGATTTCACAGAAGATCGCCATCGTACGGTTGATGATCGTCCGTTTGGTGGCGGGCCGGGAATGGTTCTCAAGCCGGAACCCATCTTTCGTGCCGTGGAGTCGATAAAATCAGAACAGCCGGGAGAAGAGCTTCCGGTTATTCTGTTGTCCCCACAGGGCCGGTTGTTGCGGCAGCCGGTGGTTGAAGAACTCTCCCGGCACTCGCGCATCGTTATGGTCTGCGGGCGCTATGAGGGCATGGATGAGCGTGTGGCAGAGGGCCTGGCGACGGACGAGCTGTCCATCGGAGATTACGTTTTGAGCGGCGGCGAGATCGCTGCTGCCGTCGTCATGGAATGCGTCGCGCGGCTGACGCCGGGCGTTCTCGGCAATGAGGAGTCGGTTGTTCAGGATTCCTTCGGCGAGGAAAGGATGCCCGGCCGTCGCGTTCTTGACTGGCCGCATTACACCCGGCCCGCGGAGTTCAGAGGGCTGCGCGTTCCGGACGTGCTGCTCTCGGGTGACCACGAGGAAATTCGCCGCTGGCGCAGGCGGAAAGCGCTCGAGAAAACGTGGCGGAAAAGGCCGGAACTGCTGGCCGCTCTCCCGCTGGACGGGGAGGACCGGCAGGTCCTGAAAGGCTTGTCCCAGGCGCCCTGGCTGACCGTTACGTCCCGGCAGGGCTGA
- the rpsP gene encoding 30S ribosomal protein S16, producing the protein MLRIRLARTGANKKPSYRVVVIERERARDGGFVEIVGHYNPRRNPVELVLKRDRVDYWLGKGAQPSETVRSLLKKSG; encoded by the coding sequence TTGTTAAGAATACGGTTGGCTCGGACGGGAGCTAACAAAAAACCGAGTTACAGAGTTGTGGTGATTGAACGGGAGCGAGCACGTGACGGCGGGTTTGTGGAAATTGTAGGACACTATAACCCGCGGAGAAATCCTGTTGAGTTGGTCTTGAAACGAGACCGCGTGGATTACTGGCTGGGTAAAGGCGCTCAGCCGTCCGAGACAGTGCGGAGCCTTCTGAAGAAGTCAGGGTAG